The DNA region GTCTTTTTGATCGTCACTACAGCATAATTCAATAATTCAAGCACACGTGAAAAAAACAATGCTTCAGCAAAGCTCTTGTCTTTGTTAAACACACCAGCAGCTTCTTTGAAGCGCTGATCGATCGCTTTATATCTGGGTGATGCCACATGAAAGCCACCTTGCGCTTCAAAGATTTGCTGATATTCCTTTTCAAAATCAAGCATTTTGGCCATTTCTTTTAAGAACTCGGCTGGGACTTCTATTTTACTTTGAACAAGTTCTTCTTCTGTGTCCGTAATTGAATAATTTTGTTTTGCAGCAACGAAATAAAGATCACCATAAACGATTGGATAGATTTTATCACCAATCGTTAGTTGACCATTCTCAACAAATAATTGAATGATCTTAACATTCGTTTGGTTCTTTTCATTTGATGTAGCTGGTTCAACTGTTTGGTATGTGCATTGAATTTCTGGTCTCATTTTACTTCCTTCTTTCCTACCTGTATTTTATATAAAAAGTAGACAAGCTTTACAATCTTTAAAACAGCCATGTTAGAGTATTGGGATTTTTTTAAGCTTCGCTCCTTGCATCAAAGCGAATATAATTTACCATTAGAACATATAGACCTTACCTTAATTTTCACTCAACTTGCCTATGTATTCTCAGGCATTTTATCAGTTAAGCTTATCATACCCTTTAATGAAAAGGAACGCTTGGTCTAGTTGTTCAGCTTGCATCGGCCTATTCATTTACGCACATTTTTGTAAGATGATTGTTCGTTAAATCCCACGCTAAAATGGATTATTTTTTTTATACTGGTAAATGTAATGAATAATTGATTTAGGAGAATAAAAATGAACGCAAACCAATTAAAACTATTTATGATGGGCTTGATGGTACTGGATCATCTAGCTCCGTTACTACCTCCACAGTTTGTTGTCCCCTTCAATATATTGACGCGCTGTGTCGGTGTATTTTTCGGATTTATGGCTGTTGAAGGCTTCCATTACACTCGTAATCGAAAAAACTATCTGCTCCGCTTATACAGCTGGTCCTTTATCATGTTCGCAGGTAACACGCTACTGAACATGACGGTTTTGAAACAATCGATTTGGCAGCTCCATAACAATATTTTTCTGACCTTAGCGGTCGGTGTCAGCCTTTTATGGGCAATCGATTTTGCCATCCGCATCAAAGAACCGTTTTTTAGAATCTCTGCAAGTATACTGGCATTCATCTTACTCGCTATTTCTATAACTGGAATGGTTGAAGGCGGATTTGTTATTATTCCGTTTATGCTGATCAGTTATTTTTTCAGAACTCGTTCAAAGAAAAGAGATTTGGGGTATTTGATTTTTTCTGTCTGTCTATTGCTCATGGTGATCGTTGGTTTACCTGACTACTCGCTAGAAACAATCAAAATGACTTTAGAAACAAATCCGGAATTTCTATTTATCACTGTAATTCCGTTCATTCATTTGTATAATGGACAAAAAGGCAGCAATAGTCCATTCTTTAAATATCTTTTTTATGTTTTTTATCCAGCCCATTTATGGCTGATTGCCTTGATTGCTACAACAGTTCACCGTTAAAAAAGCAACACTACTGACGACTGATCGGTCGAAAGCAGTGTTGCTTTTTACTTATATTTTTCCTGAACTTTTTTTGGTAATTTGCTTAAAACTAACGCATAAGATTGTTTTAAAAAGGATACCAGCTGCTCCTCTGTAAAGGAGGAATTTTCCAACTTAAACGAATTCCAATGAGTTTTATTCGCATAATAACCTGGAACGACATCTGAATATTGTTCCCGCAAAAGCTCATTTTCTTCAGGTAAGCCTTTAACTGTCATAACTAGCTCACCCTGATTATTTTGACCAAGCATGCAAAATCCTTTCTTCTCGATTTCAAAATAGTCACAATCCCAATCTTCACGATAATAAACGGAAGCTCCTGGCCATTTCTTAGCAGCCTCTTTTAAATAATCGATTCTTTCATCCATCCTAACTTCCTCCTACTCATTACAAAAAAGACTCAACAGGTTGCCGTCCACATCTTTGATGATCGCATAATATTGTCCCCAAAAAGCGTGCCAGGGTTCTTTAAATATTTCGTAGCCAAATCCTTTCATCTTATCACAGACTTGATCTACCTCTTTAGTAGACTCACATAGAAATGCCAACTCGATTTTATCTCCTGCATCTTTTGGCGGATAACCGTAAATTCCTGTGATCATCTTTTTTGTATTCAATGAAATTCTGATTCCTGAATGATCTAATTCAACATAGTCCGCCTGTTTATCTCCCACCGCTTGGAAACCTAGTCGTTCGTAAAATAGAATCGCATCCTCCATCGATTCTACGATGATTCCTACCATATCAAGTTTCATTTGACTTCACCTTCTCTTGTTTTTTCTTTAGTATAATCAAGTGTCATACTTTTGTCTTGTATTATTCCGACATGCTTGTTGATCTTCTGTGGTGTTAAACCGGTCATTTTTTTCATTTTCTTACTATAATGAGACTGATCGAAAAAAGCATATTTTTCTACCAAGTCCAGCTGTTTTATCTGAGGATTCATTAAGATCTCTTGATAAACCTTCTGAAAACGCAATACATCAAATACTTCATACGGAGTCAACCCAATTT from Enterococcus sp. 9D6_DIV0238 includes:
- a CDS encoding TraX family protein, with the translated sequence MNANQLKLFMMGLMVLDHLAPLLPPQFVVPFNILTRCVGVFFGFMAVEGFHYTRNRKNYLLRLYSWSFIMFAGNTLLNMTVLKQSIWQLHNNIFLTLAVGVSLLWAIDFAIRIKEPFFRISASILAFILLAISITGMVEGGFVIIPFMLISYFFRTRSKKRDLGYLIFSVCLLLMVIVGLPDYSLETIKMTLETNPEFLFITVIPFIHLYNGQKGSNSPFFKYLFYVFYPAHLWLIALIATTVHR
- a CDS encoding MmcQ/YjbR family DNA-binding protein: MDERIDYLKEAAKKWPGASVYYREDWDCDYFEIEKKGFCMLGQNNQGELVMTVKGLPEENELLREQYSDVVPGYYANKTHWNSFKLENSSFTEEQLVSFLKQSYALVLSKLPKKVQEKYK
- a CDS encoding VOC family protein, whose product is MKLDMVGIIVESMEDAILFYERLGFQAVGDKQADYVELDHSGIRISLNTKKMITGIYGYPPKDAGDKIELAFLCESTKEVDQVCDKMKGFGYEIFKEPWHAFWGQYYAIIKDVDGNLLSLFCNE